In Marasmius oreades isolate 03SP1 chromosome 1, whole genome shotgun sequence, one DNA window encodes the following:
- a CDS encoding uncharacterized protein (CAZy:CE10; MEROPS:MER0033274): MIDHLLGRPNPSWKRTQVFLVLLFWIWRIVRGSDGPPHVLGLKRANRFLKRFSPWQIILTTLTTAYAMRNLDKILGLSSPEPLARLYSPAYYRATWIVTGLDAGFATAMSVRPKWLRDICSILFSAYYIIYANEGDEKLRRFRAVPTVEMLRATWEKTSNPYIRLFTSLSLPSLTVRRKILLPRPKSSHYQRPVTAYLFYALPAAQLFDATELVLDFPGGGFLCMTPEHHEERLRLWAVNTKKPVLSIDYGKAPEYPYPFAIDEAFDTYRILVESNGTVIGMSGERLAIVLTGDSAGATMACGVVLKTLEHNNSNPTRPLQLPLALLLNYAALDFNFASWMTQDNLRILRSEQSSGNLHGLAEQKDHLSHLSPLSMVDDSGSSGSTWNRRPKRQSSWRDTIRGFSGAVEDNDVVKEPSTFRRPRMRRSLSALRAFSPDCRESPDMGTTFHKREQDKPLHERVKYDPNAWNEAVSSEMKQQELSAAVLEADNQAAIAKKSQPREKKEPVGTRLTLTSRAGYFQDRIVTPSMASSLQRLDYSCQLTSCRCEPWLYYTLAPIEIRILRPITISLLSLRLRSFWLNFRLFFCSVVRPIPLTTIPYC; encoded by the exons ATGATAGACCATTTACTTGGTCGCCCTAATCCTTCCTGGAAACGTACTCAG GTCTTCCTGGTTCTTCTTTTCTGGATATGGCGTATCGTTCGTGGAAGCGATGGTCCCCCACACGTGTTGGGTTTGAAACGAGCTAATAGATTTCTCA AACGCTTCAGCCCATGGCAGATTATACTCACTACCCTCACAACAGCCTATGCCATGCGAAACCTCGATAAGATACTTGGTTTGAGTT CACCTGAACCACTAGCTCGGCTC TATTCTCCTGCGTACTACCGGGCAACTTGGATTGTTACCGGACTCGATGCAGGATTTGCTACAGCAATGTCGGTTCGACCCAAATG GTTACGCGATATATGTTCTATCCTATTCTCCGCGTACTACATAATTTATGCGAATGAAGGCGATGAGAAG TTACGTCGTTTCCGAGCTGTTCCTACAGTTGAAATGCTTCGGG CTACATGGGAAAAGACTTCGAACCCATAC ATCCGATTGTTCACCTCTTTATCCTTACCATCTCTGACCGTTCGACGCAAGATTCTGCTACCGAGACCCAAGTCCTCTCACTATCAACGCCCTGTAACCGCGTATCTGTTTTATGCCTTGCCTGCCGCGCAGCTTTTTGATGCCACTGAACTGGTCCTCGATTTCCCGGGTGGAGGTTTCCTTTGTATGACTCCAGAGCATCACGAAGAACGTTTGAGGCTCTGGGCTGTCAATACAAAGAAACCAGTTTTGTCGATTGATTATGGGAAAGCACCAGAAT ACCCGTATCCTTTTGCAATAGACGAGGCGTTTGATACGTATCGAATATTGGTTGAGTCTAATGGTACCGTCATAGGAATGTCTGGAGAGAGACTTGCAATTGTTTTAACTGGTGATTCGGCTGGTGCCACAATGGCCTGCGGTGTCGTTTTAAAGACGCTGGAGCACAATAATTCCAACCCAACCAGACCATTGCAACTGCCCCTTGCGCTCTTACTGAATTATGCAGCTCTTGACTTTAATTTTGCGTCCTGGATGACGCAGGATAATCTTCGTATCCTTCGTTCCGAACAGTCTTCGGGGAATCTCCATGGACTCGCGGAGCAGAAGGACCATCTCTCCCATCTCTCGCCTCTCAGTATGGTTGACGACAGTGGCTCAAGTGGCAGTACCTGGAATAGGCGTCCGAAACGACAAAGTAGCTGGCGTGATACTATTCGTGGGTTTTCGGGAGCTGTTGAGGACAACGATGTGGTCAAAGAGCCTTCCACTTTCCGCCGTCCTCGTATGCGCCGCTCGTTGTCGGCTTTGCGAGCCTTCTCTCCGGATTGTCGTGAAAGTCCCGACATGGGAACGACGTTTCACAAACGGGAACAAGACAAACCTCTTCATGAAAGGGTGAAATACGACCCAAACGCCTGGAATGAAGCCGTCTCGTCCGAAATGAAACAGCAAGAACTATCTGCTGCTGTCCTTGAAGCTGATAACCAAGCTGCGATAGCTAAAAAGAGCCAACCAAGGGAGAAGAAGGAACCCGTTGGTACAAGGCTGACGTTGACGAGTCGAGCAGGATATTTTCAAGATAGGATTGTGACGCCTAGCATGGCGAGTTCGCTCCAGAGGCTTGATTATTCCTGTCAACTAACCTCCTGTAGATGCGAGCCATGGCTCTATTATACGTTG GCCCCTATAGAAATCCGGATTTTGCGACCAATTACTATATCTCTCCTCTCCTTGCGCCTTCGGAGCTTCTGGCTAAATTTCCGCCTCTTCTTTTGTTCTGTGGTGAGGCCGATCCCTTTAACGACGATTCCATATTGCTAG